One Streptomyces sp. NBC_01217 genomic region harbors:
- a CDS encoding HGxxPAAW family protein, giving the protein MAGSSHGHTPAAWTGVIISFIGFCVAGVFMVAASPIGFWAGIAVIFLGGIVGLAMKAAGLGMPKESEEMARARARAAQAQVS; this is encoded by the coding sequence ATGGCGGGCAGCAGCCACGGACACACCCCGGCCGCCTGGACCGGTGTCATCATCTCCTTCATCGGCTTCTGCGTCGCAGGCGTCTTCATGGTCGCGGCCAGCCCGATCGGCTTCTGGGCCGGTATCGCCGTCATCTTCCTCGGCGGGATCGTCGGCCTCGCGATGAAGGCCGCGGGCCTCGGCATGCCGAAGGAGTCGGAGGAGATGGCCCGGGCCAGGGCGCGCGCCGCGCAGGCCCAGGTCTCCTGA